The following is a genomic window from Flavobacterium crassostreae.
TTGGCTACTTTTTACATAAAAGTGAAAGGGAACTCTATGATGGATGCGGGGATAAATGACAAAGATGTATTGGTGGTAGATCGAAGTCTGGAACCTCAAAACAACAAAGTTGCGGTTTGTTATGTTGATGGGGCTTTTACGGTCAAACGTATTTTGTTAGAAAAAGACTGTTTGTATTTGATGCCCGAAAACAAAGAATATTCTCCTATAAAAATAACCAAAGATATGGAGTTGATTATTTGGGGAATTGTTACCTATGTGATAAAAAAAATCTGAAATTAAACGTATTTAATTTCAGATTTTTAGATTTAGTAGTCTTTTATT
Proteins encoded in this region:
- a CDS encoding LexA family protein — protein: MKDQKLTMFCPDLNSALKIPFIADGVSAGFPSPATDFLENNIDLNKELSQNPLATFYIKVKGNSMMDAGINDKDVLVVDRSLEPQNNKVAVCYVDGAFTVKRILLEKDCLYLMPENKEYSPIKITKDMELIIWGIVTYVIKKI